In a single window of the Nicotiana tomentosiformis chromosome 8, ASM39032v3, whole genome shotgun sequence genome:
- the LOC138898216 gene encoding zinc finger BED domain-containing protein DAYSLEEPER-like: MTKKMKEKFDKYWGDPVKMNKIIFISCILDPRYKLESVGYVLVKMFGEDPGATIQVEVKKYMTSLFSEYVKFNSKGVALASSSDCSSLNTSTSGLSVTTQNPLKVVMAPDTAVRTKLDKYFGEETEDDTKKFDALLWWKLNLARFSVLTEMARDVLAFPDLSVASECAFSMGGRLLDSLTPKLVQALECLQDWLRNKKLKQPVNVEKKLDKIEQLEQDLASAGKTLP, from the exons ATGACGAAGAAGATGAAAGAAAAGTTTGATAAGTATTGGGGTGATCCAGTAAAAATGAACAAGATAATTTTCATCTCATGTATTTTGGATCCACGTTACAAGCTCGAATCAGTTGGATATGTACTTGTAAAGATGTTTGGTGAAGATCCGGGGGCAACTATACAAGTAGAAGTGAAGAAGTACATGACTTCATTATTTAGTGAGTATGTAAAGTTCAACTCAAAAGGTGTCGCGCTTGCCTCATCTTCAGATTGTTCTTCATTGAACACATCTACTTCCGggctttctgtcacgacccaaaatccattaaaggtcgtgatggcgccggacaccgctgtcag AACAAAGTTAGATAAATACTTTGGTGAAGAAACTGAGGACGACACTAAAAAATTTGATGCTCTTCTCTGGTGGAAATTGAACTTAGCTAGATTTTCTGTTCTTACGGAGATGGCTCGTGATGTATTAGCTTTTCCGGATTTAAGTGTGGCATCCGAATGTGCGTTTAGTATGGGAGGACGTCTTCTTGATTCATTAACTCCTAAATTGGTGCAAGCTCTAGAATGTCTTCAAGATTGGCTtcgaaataaaaaattaaaacaacCTGTTAATGTTGAGAAAAAGCTTGATAAAATCGAACAGCTTGAACAAG aTTTAGCTAGCGCTGGAAAGACCCTTCCGTAA
- the LOC138898217 gene encoding uncharacterized protein, with protein MPLVEALEQMPGFAKFMKDIVIKKQSMNFETIKVIHQVSTIIYSMAPKLEDLGAFMIPCAIESAEFAKALCDLRASINLMPYSVFKTLGIGKPRPTSMRLQMADRTMKRLLGVIDNVFVWVDKFIFPMNFVILNCEVDYEVPIILWTFPCYG; from the coding sequence ATGCCATTGgtagaagctttggaacaaatgccaggttttgcaaagtttatgaaagataTTGTGATAAAGAAGCAGTCAATGAATTTTGAGACTATTAAAGTCATTCATCAAGTAAGTACGATTATttattcaatggctcctaagttggaggatctcgGTGCTTTCATGATTCCTTGTGCAATtgaaagtgccgagtttgctaaagctctgtGTGATCTTAGGGCAAGcataaatttgatgccctattcggttttcaagactttggggattgggaaaccaagacccacttctatgagattgcaaatggccgatcgtaccatgaaaagGTTGTTGGGTGTGATTGACAATGTTTTTGTctgggttgataaattcatttttcCGATGAATTTTGTCATTCTaaattgtgaagttgattatgaagtgccaattattctttggacttttccttgctacgggtaa